From a single Herbiconiux sp. SALV-R1 genomic region:
- a CDS encoding ThiF family adenylyltransferase, producing the protein MPRQALVSPAADLTRAELTRYARQISLPHIGLDGQRRLKNSRVVVLGAGGLGSPVLQYLAAAGVGTIGIVDHDTVEVSNLQRQTIHPDAAVGSRKTASAAAAVRALNPLVEVIEHDVEITPDTVLELVSEYDVVVDGTDAFEVQYVIDAACALVGKPMVWGSVLRFDGQATVFWATAEGDGARTLDDLYPEQGSDPAESCAVAGVLGPVCAAIGAVMATETLKLLGGWGEVLLGRLLVHDALDASWREVPFGKSAIRPGTKGATRGAANIGEPYDAKVQGVGASSPATRLFERQAGNTAKPTTTTTTTTESESAPPAPASVSPSELKEMLDARERGDADFVLVDVRESYEHELVAIDGAHLVPLAHVLSDAAREVLPPQEKVVLYCHHDTRSAHAAQLLQQNGWDDVVFVRGGIDAWVREIEPDKPRY; encoded by the coding sequence ATGCCCCGCCAAGCCCTCGTCTCACCGGCAGCCGACCTCACCCGCGCCGAGCTCACCCGCTACGCGCGCCAGATCTCCCTCCCCCACATCGGGCTCGACGGGCAGCGCCGGCTGAAGAACTCCCGCGTCGTCGTGCTCGGTGCGGGTGGCCTCGGCTCACCGGTCCTCCAGTACCTCGCCGCCGCCGGCGTCGGCACGATCGGCATCGTCGACCACGACACCGTCGAGGTGTCCAACCTGCAGCGCCAGACCATCCACCCGGATGCTGCGGTCGGCTCCCGCAAGACCGCCTCCGCCGCGGCTGCGGTGCGCGCTCTCAACCCCCTCGTCGAGGTGATCGAGCACGACGTCGAGATCACCCCCGACACCGTGCTCGAGCTCGTGTCGGAGTACGACGTGGTGGTCGACGGCACCGACGCCTTCGAGGTGCAGTACGTCATCGACGCCGCCTGCGCCCTCGTCGGCAAGCCGATGGTGTGGGGCTCGGTGCTGCGCTTCGACGGCCAGGCCACCGTGTTCTGGGCGACGGCCGAGGGCGACGGCGCCCGCACCCTCGACGACCTCTACCCCGAGCAGGGCTCCGACCCCGCGGAGAGCTGCGCGGTCGCCGGTGTGCTCGGGCCGGTGTGCGCCGCGATCGGTGCGGTCATGGCGACCGAGACGCTCAAGCTGCTGGGCGGCTGGGGCGAGGTGCTGCTCGGCCGCCTGCTCGTTCACGACGCGCTCGACGCGAGCTGGCGGGAGGTGCCGTTCGGCAAGTCGGCGATCCGGCCCGGCACGAAGGGCGCGACCCGCGGCGCCGCCAACATCGGCGAGCCCTACGACGCGAAGGTGCAGGGCGTCGGGGCCTCCAGCCCCGCGACCCGCCTCTTCGAGCGGCAAGCGGGCAACACCGCCAAGCCGACGACCACGACCACGACCACCACCGAGAGCGAATCTGCCCCGCCTGCCCCCGCATCCGTCTCCCCCTCCGAGCTCAAGGAGATGCTCGACGCCCGCGAGCGCGGCGATGCCGACTTCGTGCTCGTCGATGTGCGCGAGAGCTACGAGCACGAACTCGTCGCCATCGACGGGGCTCATCTCGTTCCGCTCGCGCACGTGCTGAGCGATGCGGCGCGCGAGGTGCTTCCGCCGCAGGAGAAGGTGGTGCTGTACTGCCACCACGACACCCGTTCGGCGCACGCCGCCCAGCTGCTGCAGCAGAACGGATGGGACGACGTCGTGTTCGTGCGCGGCGGCATCGACGCCTGGGTGCGCGAGATCGAGCCCGACAAGCCGCGCTACTGA
- a CDS encoding MoaD/ThiS family protein, which produces MSVTFTYFAAAKAALGRPSEQLDAAGRTIASVLDELAAGSADATTTATVLGRCSFLHNTRATKELSTVLADGDTVDVLPPFAGG; this is translated from the coding sequence ATGAGCGTCACCTTCACCTATTTCGCGGCGGCCAAGGCAGCCCTCGGCCGACCGTCGGAGCAGCTCGACGCGGCCGGACGCACCATCGCGTCGGTGCTCGACGAGCTCGCGGCCGGGTCGGCCGACGCCACGACGACGGCGACGGTGCTCGGGCGATGCAGTTTTCTGCACAACACGCGGGCGACGAAGGAGCTCTCGACGGTGCTGGCCGACGGCGACACGGTCGACGTGCTGCCGCCGTTCGCCGGGGGGTGA
- the moaA gene encoding GTP 3',8-cyclase MoaA — MSVALGMPGMRAGDPRPAGRADGGVASLPSERPAVPTLLDRFGREATDLRISLTDRCNLRCTYCMPAEGLPFLPPPALLSLDEITRLARIAVTEFGVRQIRFTGGEPLLRRDLVDIVRAVAALEPRPEISLTTNAIGLASRAQALAEAGLDRVNVSLDSIHPDTFAAITRRPFLDRVLAGIDAVRASGLTRTKINAVLMPGINDDQAIDLLAWALAGGHQLRFIEQMPLDADHGWSRESMITAEGIRERLAERYTLTPDSAPRDGAPAELFEVREHGDERMLGLVGVIASVTEPFCSDCRRTRLTAEGAVRSCLFSHEEIDLLGPMRAGAGDAEVADLWRGAMWAKPAGHRMNELGFTQPERPMSAIGG; from the coding sequence ATGAGTGTCGCACTGGGCATGCCGGGGATGCGCGCGGGCGACCCGCGCCCCGCCGGCCGCGCCGACGGAGGGGTCGCGTCGCTTCCCTCCGAGCGCCCCGCCGTGCCGACCCTGCTCGACCGCTTCGGTCGCGAGGCCACCGATCTGCGCATCTCGCTCACCGATCGCTGCAACCTCCGCTGCACCTACTGCATGCCCGCCGAGGGGCTCCCGTTCCTCCCGCCGCCGGCGCTGCTGTCGCTCGACGAGATCACGCGGCTCGCGCGCATCGCCGTCACCGAGTTCGGGGTGCGGCAGATCCGCTTCACCGGGGGTGAACCGCTGCTGCGGCGCGACCTCGTCGACATCGTGCGCGCCGTCGCCGCCCTGGAGCCGCGGCCCGAGATCTCGCTCACCACGAACGCCATCGGCCTCGCCTCGCGCGCCCAGGCGCTCGCGGAGGCGGGGCTCGACCGGGTGAACGTGTCGCTCGACTCGATCCACCCCGACACCTTCGCCGCGATCACCAGGCGACCCTTCCTCGATCGGGTGCTGGCGGGCATCGACGCGGTGCGCGCATCCGGTCTCACCCGCACGAAGATCAACGCCGTGCTCATGCCCGGCATCAACGACGACCAGGCCATCGACCTGCTCGCCTGGGCGCTCGCCGGAGGGCACCAGCTGCGCTTCATTGAACAGATGCCGCTCGACGCCGACCACGGCTGGAGTCGGGAGTCGATGATCACGGCCGAGGGCATCCGCGAGCGGCTCGCCGAGCGCTACACGCTCACGCCCGACTCCGCGCCGCGCGACGGTGCCCCCGCCGAGCTGTTCGAGGTGCGCGAGCACGGAGACGAGCGGATGCTCGGACTCGTCGGCGTGATCGCCTCGGTCACCGAGCCGTTCTGCTCCGACTGCCGCCGCACCAGGCTCACCGCGGAGGGTGCCGTGCGCAGCTGCCTGTTCTCGCACGAGGAGATCGACCTGCTCGGCCCGATGCGGGCGGGAGCGGGCGACGCCGAGGTCGCCGACCTCTGGCGCGGTGCGATGTGGGCCAAGCCCGCCGGGCACCGCATGAACGAGCTCGGCTTCACCCAGCCCGAGCGCCCCATGAGCGCGATCGGCGGCTGA
- the glp gene encoding gephyrin-like molybdotransferase Glp: MRTIDDHRREITALLTPVGAALGVDVLAVDAAVIAAAPELYRRRVLADDLRAPSSLPAFDNSQMDGYAVVAAELADATADSPVTLRVVQRVAAGDAGGEHLAGTATPIMTGAPVPHGADAVVQIERADPPVFPAEVRGHLGSGPADASESAPLVAFGSPVEPGTFIRAAGSDVAVGEVLLPAATELGPAQFGVIAGTGATEVAVRARPRVLLVSTGHEIRDPGAQLAPGQIYDANSAALTTALLEIGCAVTPLPCRSDDDDDLLALLAEHAPQHDVVVTIGGVSAGVREVVRDALGPRGVAFMKVAMQPGGPQGFGMLRLGETGSLTIPAVCLPGNPVSALVSFEAFLRPALRAALGLPRTLRETRRAPAAHPFTSPPGHHQLRRGVLNGDGALELVGGPSSHLLHSYAASTVLVHVPVGTAEVAAGDELDYWRIDG; this comes from the coding sequence GTGCGAACCATCGACGACCACCGGCGCGAGATCACGGCGTTGCTCACCCCCGTCGGAGCAGCGCTCGGGGTCGACGTGCTCGCGGTCGACGCCGCCGTCATCGCCGCCGCACCCGAGCTGTACCGCCGCCGCGTTCTCGCCGACGACCTGCGCGCGCCCTCGAGCCTTCCCGCCTTCGACAACTCGCAGATGGACGGCTACGCCGTCGTCGCCGCCGAGCTCGCCGACGCCACCGCCGACTCCCCCGTCACCCTGCGCGTCGTGCAACGCGTCGCCGCGGGTGACGCCGGCGGCGAGCACCTCGCGGGCACGGCGACGCCGATCATGACCGGGGCACCCGTTCCGCACGGCGCCGACGCCGTGGTGCAGATCGAACGGGCCGACCCGCCGGTCTTCCCCGCCGAAGTGCGGGGTCACCTCGGCTCGGGGCCCGCCGATGCGTCTGAATCTGCCCCTCTCGTGGCATTCGGCTCACCCGTCGAACCCGGCACGTTCATCCGTGCCGCCGGCAGCGACGTCGCGGTCGGCGAGGTACTCCTGCCCGCAGCGACCGAGCTCGGGCCCGCTCAGTTCGGCGTGATCGCCGGCACCGGAGCCACCGAGGTCGCCGTGCGGGCTCGCCCGAGGGTGCTGCTGGTGTCGACGGGGCACGAGATCCGTGACCCGGGGGCGCAGCTCGCGCCCGGCCAGATCTACGACGCCAACAGCGCGGCGCTCACCACGGCGCTGCTCGAGATCGGCTGCGCGGTCACCCCGCTGCCCTGCCGCTCCGACGACGACGACGACCTGCTGGCACTGCTCGCGGAGCACGCCCCGCAGCACGACGTGGTCGTGACGATCGGTGGCGTGAGCGCGGGCGTGCGCGAGGTGGTGCGCGACGCGCTCGGGCCGCGCGGCGTCGCGTTCATGAAGGTGGCGATGCAGCCCGGCGGCCCGCAGGGGTTCGGGATGCTGCGGCTGGGCGAGACGGGTTCGCTCACGATCCCCGCGGTCTGCCTCCCCGGCAATCCGGTGAGCGCGCTGGTCTCGTTCGAGGCCTTCCTGCGCCCGGCGCTCCGCGCGGCTCTCGGCCTGCCGCGGACGCTGCGCGAGACCCGGAGGGCGCCGGCCGCGCATCCGTTCACCTCCCCACCCGGGCACCATCAGCTGCGCCGCGGCGTGCTGAACGGCGACGGAGCGCTCGAACTCGTGGGCGGGCCCTCGAGCCACCTGCTCCACTCCTACGCGGCCTCGACGGTTCTCGTGCACGTGCCGGTCGGCACGGCCGAGGTCGCGGCGGGCGACGAACTCGACTACTGGAGGATCGATGGCTGA
- the moaC gene encoding cyclic pyranopterin monophosphate synthase MoaC produces MADGDELTHLAPDGSARMVDVSEKSVTKRQATAQAVLTTTPEVMRLLVAGELPKGEALAVARVAGILGAKQTSSLVPLCHPLPISSASVDFEPAESSVRIVATVKTTGVTGVEMEALTAASIAALTVYDMIKAVDRAAVIGEVKVLAKSGGASGDWEQA; encoded by the coding sequence ATGGCTGACGGCGACGAGCTCACCCACCTCGCACCCGACGGCTCGGCCCGCATGGTCGACGTCTCGGAGAAGTCCGTCACGAAGCGGCAGGCGACGGCGCAGGCCGTGCTCACCACCACCCCCGAGGTGATGCGGCTGCTGGTGGCGGGCGAGCTGCCGAAGGGCGAGGCTCTGGCGGTGGCGCGGGTGGCCGGCATCCTGGGTGCGAAGCAGACCTCGTCGCTCGTGCCGCTGTGTCATCCGCTGCCGATCTCGTCGGCATCCGTCGACTTCGAACCCGCCGAATCGTCGGTGCGCATCGTCGCCACGGTGAAGACGACCGGCGTGACCGGGGTGGAGATGGAGGCGCTGACCGCCGCCTCGATCGCCGCGCTCACGGTCTACGACATGATCAAGGCGGTCGACCGCGCTGCGGTGATCGGCGAGGTGAAGGTGCTCGCCAAATCGGGCGGGGCGAGCGGCGACTGGGAGCAGGCATGA
- a CDS encoding molybdenum cofactor biosynthesis protein MoaE, with protein MSGGRVTDARVVVASTRAATGVYSDETGPLIREWLETRGWAVAVEVVADGEPVGRALRAAIDAGAGLVVTTGGTGANPTDRTPEQTRPLLDLELPGVAEEIRRRGTAATPLSVLSRGVAGVAGRTIVVNLPGSRGGVRDGLAVLGDVLEHLVDQVHGGDHARGGGHATGSAEITAPAPSPAPAPASAPARGRVALARVSETPITLEECSDAVASATAGAVVTFAGVVRDHDEGRGVTALSYTAHPDASAFLQASAERIAAAHPEVAVAVTHRVGDLAIGDLALAAAVSSVHRAEAFAACAALVDDVKATVPIWKEQSFDDGTSEWVGALG; from the coding sequence ATGAGCGGCGGCAGGGTGACGGATGCGCGGGTCGTCGTGGCGTCGACACGCGCCGCGACCGGGGTGTACTCCGACGAGACCGGCCCGCTCATCAGGGAGTGGCTCGAGACCCGCGGATGGGCCGTCGCCGTCGAGGTGGTCGCCGACGGCGAGCCGGTCGGCCGGGCACTGCGCGCGGCGATCGACGCCGGTGCGGGTCTCGTCGTCACCACGGGTGGCACGGGAGCGAACCCCACCGACCGCACGCCCGAGCAGACGCGGCCCCTGCTCGACCTCGAGCTGCCCGGGGTGGCGGAGGAGATCAGGCGGCGGGGCACCGCCGCGACCCCGTTGTCGGTGCTGTCGCGCGGGGTGGCGGGGGTGGCGGGGCGCACGATCGTGGTGAACCTGCCCGGGTCGCGGGGTGGGGTGCGCGATGGTCTCGCGGTGCTGGGGGATGTGTTGGAGCATCTCGTGGATCAGGTGCACGGGGGCGATCATGCGCGCGGGGGCGGGCACGCGACGGGTAGCGCTGAGATCACGGCTCCGGCTCCAAGTCCGGCTCCGGCTCCGGCTTCGGCTCCGGCTCGAGGGCGAGTCGCGCTGGCGCGGGTCTCCGAGACTCCGATCACCCTCGAGGAGTGCTCCGACGCCGTGGCTTCAGCGACAGCGGGGGCGGTCGTGACCTTCGCCGGTGTGGTTCGCGACCACGACGAGGGCCGTGGTGTCACCGCGCTGTCGTACACCGCGCATCCCGATGCCTCGGCTTTCCTGCAGGCATCGGCCGAGCGCATCGCGGCAGCTCACCCGGAGGTGGCGGTGGCGGTCACGCACCGGGTCGGCGATCTCGCCATCGGCGACCTCGCGCTCGCGGCAGCCGTCTCGTCGGTGCACCGGGCCGAGGCCTTCGCCGCGTGCGCCGCCCTGGTCGACGACGTGAAGGCGACCGTGCCGATCTGGAAGGAGCAGTCGTTCGACGACGGGACGAGCGAGTGGGTGGGCGCGCTGGGCTGA
- a CDS encoding xanthine dehydrogenase family protein subunit M, with protein sequence MDLNTVTAIHPARSRSDLAALGEGVAPLAGGSWLFSERQDHLTALVDLMGLRWESLVPGDEGLEVAATCTFAELAAMPSRGDWPAHPLFYQCCTALLGSFKVWNVATVGGNVCASLPAGPMTSLFSSLDAEALVWRADGSDERVPVARFVTGNGTNVLGPGDVLRSFHVPTSSLEARSAYRKIALSPLGRSGAVIVGLLRTDDSFLLTVSGATVRPEQLRFDALPGAEELAARVGAIDSWFTDPHGAADWRRSVSTALALEILNELGLPPGESPLSDYTTERYVPETSAAGGDEGEAR encoded by the coding sequence GTGGACCTCAACACCGTCACCGCCATCCATCCCGCACGCTCCCGGTCCGACCTCGCCGCCCTTGGTGAGGGCGTGGCGCCACTGGCGGGTGGCTCGTGGTTGTTCTCGGAGCGGCAAGACCATCTCACCGCACTGGTCGACCTCATGGGGCTGCGCTGGGAGTCGCTCGTCCCCGGTGATGAGGGCCTCGAGGTCGCCGCCACCTGCACGTTCGCCGAGCTCGCGGCGATGCCGTCCCGGGGCGATTGGCCCGCGCATCCGCTCTTCTATCAGTGCTGCACCGCCCTGCTCGGCTCGTTCAAGGTGTGGAACGTGGCGACCGTCGGCGGCAACGTGTGCGCCTCGCTCCCCGCCGGCCCGATGACCTCGCTGTTCTCGTCGCTCGACGCCGAAGCCCTCGTGTGGAGGGCCGACGGATCCGACGAACGGGTGCCCGTCGCCCGTTTCGTCACGGGCAATGGCACGAACGTGCTCGGCCCGGGCGACGTGTTGCGCTCGTTCCACGTGCCCACGAGTTCGCTCGAGGCGCGCAGCGCCTACCGCAAGATCGCGCTCTCGCCGCTCGGCAGGTCGGGCGCGGTCATCGTGGGGTTGCTGCGCACCGACGACTCGTTCCTGCTCACCGTGTCGGGCGCGACCGTGCGACCGGAGCAGCTGCGCTTCGACGCGCTGCCCGGCGCCGAGGAGCTCGCGGCCCGAGTGGGCGCGATCGACAGCTGGTTCACCGACCCGCACGGTGCCGCCGACTGGCGTCGCTCCGTCTCCACCGCGCTGGCCCTCGAGATCCTGAACGAGCTGGGGTTGCCGCCGGGTGAGTCCCCGCTCTCCGACTACACCACCGAGCGGTATGTTCCAGAGACTTCTGCGGCCGGCGGCGACGAAGGAGAAGCACGATGA
- a CDS encoding molybdopterin cofactor-binding domain-containing protein: protein MKFVMNGRQLDADPAPGQCLRTFIREQGGYEVKKGCDSGDCGACSVIVDGTPVHSCIYPAYRAEDRIVTTVAGLGDPDDLSPVQQSFVDNLGFQCGFCTAGMVVTATTLKPEQLGDLPRLLKGNLCRCTGYRAVETSIREGVCAAAGLRGGTDAAGGCGGVCGSSSGSASHTATGLDAGGAAAADAAVADAATPSHSVADVTATSGDTAPAGAAGLPEDAPASVPTPRTVGTSVRPPAARRIVSGREPYTLDEPVPGALHLKLVQSPHAHARILSIDTTAAEALSGVHAVLTSADSPPRLYSTGRHEFRVDDPDDTMLFDTVVRYRGQRIAAVVADSIAIAEAACRLVRVEYELLPAVFDPEDARRPGAPLLHGDKSTEISRIAEPERNVIASVHSEIGSVAEALEASDVRVSGTWQTHRVSHAALETHGSVGWLDDDGRLVVRTSSQVPFLVRDELAHVFGLDPAEVRVFTARVGGGFGGKQEILTEDVVTAAVLKTGRPVQFEFTRSDEFTIAPCRHPMRVKVELGANRDGTLTAIALDVLSDTGAYGNHGPGVMFHSVGETVSLYTAANKKIDAEVVYTNNIPSGAFRGYGLGQVAFGIESAMDDLARELGIDPFELRRLNVVKPGDQLVAAHVEGDDLVFGSYGLDQCLDLVEAALHRGAGTTDPVVDSAAAALATPAGGAIPAVVSAPEGPEWRVGTGMAAAMIATMPPRGHFSTVSMSLESDGSYVAAVGTAEFGNGTTTVHTQIASSVLGTAAERIRIRQSDTDASGHDTGAFGSAGSVVAGKALYSAALSLRAAILRTASELVGAWSEGHLEADGVRIGEHFVTLSEIAAAAGGSLSAEGTEDGSKRSIAFNVHGFTVAVNTTTGEVRILQSVHAADPGVILNPEQLRGQIEGGVAQAIGSALYEEMILKDGYVTTQVFRSYHLPQLADVPVTEVYFAETEDSVGPFGAKSMSEAPYNPVAPALANAVRDAIGVRPHELPLSRDRVWRSLQG, encoded by the coding sequence ATGAAGTTCGTCATGAACGGCCGCCAGCTCGATGCCGATCCAGCTCCCGGGCAGTGCCTGCGCACCTTCATCCGCGAGCAGGGCGGCTACGAGGTGAAGAAGGGCTGCGACTCGGGCGACTGCGGGGCGTGCTCCGTCATCGTCGACGGCACGCCCGTGCACTCCTGCATCTACCCCGCCTACCGGGCCGAAGACCGCATCGTCACGACCGTGGCCGGCTTGGGCGACCCCGACGACCTGAGCCCCGTGCAGCAGAGCTTCGTCGACAACCTCGGCTTCCAGTGCGGCTTCTGCACCGCCGGCATGGTCGTGACGGCCACCACTCTGAAGCCCGAACAACTCGGCGACCTGCCGCGCCTGCTCAAAGGCAACCTCTGCCGCTGCACGGGCTACCGGGCGGTCGAGACCTCCATCCGCGAGGGCGTCTGCGCAGCAGCGGGCCTGCGAGGCGGCACGGATGCTGCGGGCGGTTGCGGAGGCGTGTGCGGTTCATCGTCAGGCTCGGCGAGTCACACGGCAACGGGTCTCGACGCGGGCGGCGCGGCGGCTGCGGACGCCGCGGTAGCCGATGCCGCCACTCCGAGCCACTCCGTCGCCGACGTCACCGCAACATCCGGAGACACGGCACCCGCCGGTGCTGCGGGGCTTCCCGAAGATGCGCCGGCGAGCGTTCCCACGCCGCGCACGGTGGGGACGTCGGTGCGACCGCCCGCTGCTCGCCGCATCGTGTCGGGTCGTGAGCCGTACACGCTCGACGAGCCCGTGCCCGGCGCACTGCACCTGAAACTCGTGCAGAGCCCTCACGCGCACGCGCGCATCCTCTCCATCGACACCACCGCGGCGGAGGCCCTTTCCGGGGTGCACGCCGTGCTCACCTCCGCCGACTCTCCCCCGCGGCTCTACTCGACGGGCCGCCACGAGTTCCGGGTCGACGACCCCGACGACACGATGCTGTTCGACACCGTGGTGCGGTATCGCGGCCAGCGGATCGCCGCCGTCGTCGCCGACTCGATCGCCATCGCCGAGGCGGCCTGCCGACTCGTCCGGGTGGAGTACGAGCTGTTGCCCGCAGTCTTCGACCCCGAAGATGCCCGCCGCCCGGGAGCACCGCTGCTGCACGGCGACAAGTCGACCGAGATCTCGCGCATCGCGGAACCCGAGCGCAACGTCATCGCCTCCGTGCACAGCGAGATCGGCTCGGTCGCCGAGGCCCTCGAAGCGTCGGATGTGAGGGTCTCGGGAACGTGGCAGACCCACCGCGTCTCGCACGCCGCCCTCGAGACCCACGGCTCCGTCGGCTGGCTCGACGACGACGGTCGTCTCGTGGTGCGCACGAGCTCGCAGGTGCCCTTCCTGGTGCGCGACGAGCTCGCCCACGTGTTCGGCCTCGACCCTGCCGAGGTGCGGGTGTTCACCGCGCGGGTCGGCGGCGGGTTCGGGGGCAAGCAGGAGATCCTCACCGAAGACGTCGTCACCGCCGCCGTGCTGAAGACCGGCAGGCCGGTTCAGTTCGAATTCACGCGGAGCGACGAGTTCACCATCGCGCCCTGCCGGCACCCCATGCGCGTGAAGGTCGAGCTGGGCGCGAACCGTGACGGCACACTCACGGCGATCGCGCTCGACGTGCTGAGCGACACCGGGGCCTACGGCAATCACGGGCCAGGGGTCATGTTCCACAGCGTCGGTGAGACGGTGAGTCTGTACACGGCAGCGAACAAGAAGATCGACGCCGAAGTCGTGTACACGAACAACATCCCGTCGGGGGCGTTCCGCGGGTACGGGCTCGGGCAGGTCGCGTTCGGCATCGAGTCGGCGATGGACGATCTCGCCCGCGAGCTCGGCATCGACCCGTTCGAGCTGCGCCGCCTCAACGTCGTCAAGCCGGGAGACCAGCTTGTCGCCGCGCACGTCGAGGGCGACGACCTGGTCTTCGGCAGCTACGGACTCGACCAGTGCCTCGACCTCGTCGAGGCCGCCCTGCACCGGGGCGCCGGCACGACCGACCCCGTCGTGGATTCCGCTGCAGCGGCTCTCGCGACTCCCGCGGGCGGCGCGATACCCGCCGTGGTGAGCGCACCCGAGGGCCCGGAGTGGCGAGTCGGCACGGGCATGGCCGCTGCGATGATCGCGACGATGCCGCCTAGGGGTCACTTCTCCACGGTGTCGATGTCGCTCGAGTCTGACGGTAGCTATGTCGCGGCGGTGGGCACCGCGGAGTTCGGCAACGGCACCACCACGGTGCACACGCAGATCGCCTCGAGTGTGCTGGGGACGGCGGCGGAACGCATCCGCATCCGTCAGTCCGATACCGATGCCTCGGGCCACGACACCGGCGCGTTCGGCTCGGCCGGCAGCGTCGTCGCGGGCAAGGCGCTCTACTCGGCGGCGCTGTCGCTGCGTGCCGCCATCCTGCGCACCGCGTCGGAGCTGGTGGGCGCCTGGAGCGAGGGCCACCTCGAAGCCGACGGTGTGCGCATCGGCGAGCACTTCGTGACACTGTCGGAGATCGCGGCGGCCGCGGGCGGCTCGCTCTCCGCCGAGGGCACGGAGGACGGTTCGAAGCGCTCGATCGCGTTCAACGTGCACGGGTTCACGGTGGCGGTCAACACGACGACCGGTGAGGTGCGCATCCTGCAGTCGGTGCACGCCGCCGACCCCGGTGTCATCCTCAACCCCGAGCAGTTGCGCGGGCAGATCGAGGGCGGGGTAGCGCAGGCGATCGGGTCGGCGCTGTACGAGGAGATGATCCTCAAGGACGGCTACGTCACCACCCAGGTCTTCCGCAGCTACCACCTCCCTCAACTCGCCGATGTGCCCGTCACCGAGGTCTACTTCGCCGAGACCGAAGACTCGGTGGGCCCCTTCGGCGCCAAGTCTATGAGCGAGGCTCCGTACAACCCGGTCGCCCCCGCCCTCGCCAACGCCGTCCGCGACGCCATCGGCGTCCGCCCCCACGAACTCCCCCTCTCCCGCGACCGCGTCTGGAGGTCCCTCCAGGGCTGA
- a CDS encoding LysR family transcriptional regulator ArgP codes for MRFDQARLDALRSAVDTGTFEAAARELRVTPSAISQRIRSLETETGRVLLQRSKPVRPTPSGEVLLRLARQVDALGRDADAALWREGASVDGDPDHSHDDDAPRLQPLPLAVNADSLATWLLPALQPLADEIAFELHRADESRTTELLREGAVMAAITTDPVPVQGCSSVVLGSMRYRPMASPAFVERWFGGDDALAALSRAPIVVFDRADELQHRYLVGRGVDPSSPPCHLVPSSADFVEAVRRGFGWGMVPDLQVHHDDPLVALDPTHHIDVVLHWQQWQLHTAALARTATAVRAAAARALRP; via the coding sequence ATGAGATTCGATCAGGCTCGACTCGACGCCCTCCGCTCGGCTGTCGACACGGGGACCTTCGAGGCGGCCGCCCGCGAACTCCGTGTGACGCCCTCGGCGATCAGCCAGCGCATCCGGTCGCTCGAGACGGAGACCGGGCGTGTGCTGCTGCAGCGGAGCAAGCCGGTGCGCCCGACGCCGTCGGGGGAGGTGCTCTTGCGGCTCGCCCGCCAGGTCGACGCGCTCGGGCGCGATGCGGATGCGGCGTTGTGGCGGGAAGGGGCATCCGTCGACGGCGACCCCGACCACTCTCACGATGACGACGCGCCGCGCCTGCAGCCGCTGCCGCTCGCCGTCAACGCCGACTCGCTCGCCACCTGGCTGCTGCCCGCGCTGCAGCCTCTCGCCGACGAGATCGCCTTCGAGCTGCACCGCGCCGACGAGAGCCGCACCACCGAACTGCTGCGCGAGGGCGCCGTGATGGCGGCGATCACCACCGACCCCGTACCCGTGCAGGGGTGCTCGTCGGTCGTCCTGGGGTCGATGCGCTACCGTCCGATGGCGTCGCCGGCTTTCGTCGAGCGCTGGTTCGGCGGCGACGACGCACTCGCGGCGCTGTCGCGGGCCCCGATCGTCGTGTTCGACCGCGCCGACGAGCTGCAGCACCGCTACCTCGTCGGCCGCGGCGTGGACCCGTCGTCGCCACCCTGCCACCTCGTCCCCTCGTCGGCCGACTTCGTCGAGGCCGTGCGCCGCGGCTTCGGCTGGGGCATGGTCCCCGACCTCCAGGTGCACCACGACGACCCCCTGGTCGCCCTCGACCCCACCCACCACATCGACGTCGTGCTGCACTGGCAGCAGTGGCAACTCCACACCGCCGCCCTCGCCCGCACCGCCACCGCCGTCCGCGCGGCCGCCGCCCGCGCCCTCCGCCCCTGA